From the genome of Campylobacter concisus, one region includes:
- a CDS encoding P-loop NTPase fold protein — protein sequence MNSSKVDIEERLEKILKREVGTCIVLDGEWGVGKTTFWKNFSDTKFNEKSVYVSLFGKESIQEIKQEISLKFYRKNKIVSRISEKFIPTGIFSFFTKRFADNKIAEFSLIMLDSLYTDKYKDAIICFDDFERMSNKINLKDVLGLISEYKEQQNCHIVMILNRSKMTALANEAQKADDENLEDKELKKTSQIKEDKTELEKILSEYKDKIMDYEFYYDPTPQESFSVISDKLEEVYRDAALRYFAKHAINNIRVMRRAINALNDYYQFIEKMLQNDGLIKEEVINHIIGVSVVNAIGLSSKLDGFLFRKDKSQTELRDMFVLLIGHEFGYEMSQNSRRLIKNIFSYVKRSIVDYEDLEQIIKDIVKKYNNKTIRENIRSEYFNGVYNLQYKNSYFVNNLFDLLKKNKENILDIVEIGSFLLYIEKLEDFDKKHKKEYRKFAFEVLLEYLKYIFDSEKYEDPDIWIIIDKMIEFDQKFKDLYDEFMYKKELFKISTAEGIIENVFKSKSRVKKESLTKIPEEKLEEYCCKNNDFVYNATKFIRSNRYPEAEDFKGKIQKIFQKISKNGNESQKLQMTLLLEFLEKEKGKPSMELL from the coding sequence ATGAATAGCTCAAAAGTAGATATTGAAGAAAGACTAGAAAAAATACTAAAACGCGAAGTTGGCACATGCATTGTTTTAGACGGTGAATGGGGCGTAGGGAAAACAACTTTTTGGAAAAATTTTTCTGATACAAAATTTAATGAAAAATCTGTTTATGTCTCCTTGTTTGGCAAGGAAAGTATCCAAGAAATAAAGCAAGAGATAAGTTTAAAATTTTATAGAAAGAATAAAATTGTATCAAGGATATCAGAAAAATTTATTCCTACAGGTATTTTTAGTTTCTTTACAAAAAGATTTGCCGACAATAAAATTGCAGAATTTAGTTTAATTATGCTCGACTCCTTGTATACAGATAAGTACAAAGATGCAATAATCTGCTTTGATGACTTTGAAAGAATGTCTAATAAGATAAATTTAAAAGATGTTTTAGGATTGATTTCCGAATATAAAGAGCAGCAAAATTGTCATATAGTTATGATTTTAAATCGCTCAAAGATGACGGCTCTTGCTAATGAAGCACAAAAAGCAGATGATGAAAATTTAGAAGATAAAGAGCTCAAAAAAACTAGCCAAATAAAAGAGGATAAAACAGAACTAGAAAAAATTTTATCAGAATACAAAGATAAAATCATGGACTACGAATTTTATTACGATCCAACTCCACAGGAATCTTTTAGTGTCATATCAGACAAACTAGAGGAAGTTTACCGAGATGCGGCATTGCGGTATTTCGCAAAGCACGCCATAAATAATATTAGAGTGATGAGGCGAGCTATAAATGCTTTAAATGATTATTATCAATTTATAGAGAAGATGTTGCAAAATGATGGATTAATAAAAGAGGAGGTCATAAATCATATCATAGGAGTGTCAGTTGTAAATGCCATTGGTCTGTCTTCTAAGCTCGATGGATTTTTGTTTCGCAAAGATAAGAGCCAGACAGAGCTAAGAGATATGTTTGTTTTACTTATTGGTCATGAATTTGGTTATGAAATGTCACAAAATTCTCGCCGATTAATTAAAAATATATTTTCTTATGTAAAAAGGTCTATTGTAGATTATGAAGATCTTGAACAAATTATAAAGGATATAGTTAAGAAATATAATAATAAAACTATAAGAGAAAATATAAGAAGTGAATATTTTAATGGTGTATATAATCTGCAATATAAGAATTCTTACTTTGTAAATAATTTATTTGATTTATTGAAAAAAAATAAAGAAAACATATTAGACATCGTAGAGATTGGTTCGTTTTTATTGTATATAGAAAAATTGGAAGATTTTGATAAAAAGCATAAAAAAGAATATCGTAAATTTGCCTTCGAAGTATTATTAGAATATTTAAAATATATATTTGATAGCGAAAAATATGAAGATCCTGACATATGGATCATTATTGATAAAATGATAGAATTTGATCAGAAATTTAAAGATTTATATGATGAGTTTATGTATAAAAAAGAGCTTTTTAAAATATCTACTGCAGAAGGTATAATAGAAAATGTTTTTAAAAGCAAGAGTCGAGTTAAAAAAGAATCTTTGACAAAAATACCAGAAGAAAAATTAGAAGAATATTGTTGTAAAAATAATGATTTTGTATATAACGCAACAAAATTTATACGCTCTAATAGATATCCAGAAGCTGAAGATTTTAAAGGTAAAATTCAAAAAATATTTCAAAAGATATCAAAAAATGGAAATGAAAGCCAAAAACTACAAATGACTTTATTACTTGAGTTCTTAGAAAAAGAAAAGGGTAAGCCAAGCATGGAGTTACTTTAA
- the polA gene encoding DNA polymerase I yields MKTLTIIDTFGFFFRLYYAMSGLKNREGKPSGMISGFANFIASLKDEYQSDYLIFALDSKGKTLRHEILGDYKANRNEPPAQLKEQLPVCIDMIEKMGLYSLSREGYEADDIIASAVKFCKDKDIFVRIVTHDKDLYQLIEDGKVSIYSPQSKIDHDSASCFEKYGVYPAQVRDFLAIAGDSSDNIPGVKGIGAVGAKKLLAEYGNLEGIYENLALLRNERTKNMLAAAKDEAFLSKKLATLFDDAVSSFDLEHSKFPEQNPLINISEILKEYDLNRLLKSLQKEENAEFKLGFRANLLLDEASIEKLLSDVTPETIVAFDTETTGVDSKSAKIVGFSFCFNDEDAYYVPVAHNYLGVPQQISLKFATWAIGQIYKGCVIGQNLKYDFEIVKNNLGLNPPANFKDTMILAWLSDPNSSVGMDALAKRLYDYDTIKFEDVVKKGQTFGDVPLENAAKYASEDAWITLKFYKTFLNTLDKNLLTLADTHEFPFILTLFDMEQNGIKINEAKMQKLILENDTKLKALTSEIYELSGENFNINSVKQLGVILFEHLKLPTKKKTKTGYSTDESVLAELIDAHPVIEKILAYRELYKLQSTYCEPLLALAKKDEGSRIYTSFLQTGTSTGRLSSKNPNLQNIPARGSLAKDVRECFEAREGYSFVGLDYSQIELRLLAHFSQDPALLTAFKNDEDIHARTAISIFGSSDGQNRAVAKSINFGLIYGMGSSKLANQVNITRAEAKEYIERYFKAFATIKDFLESIKISAKNDGFVQTLLGRRRYFDFKSATPMQIAMFEREAVNTVFQGSAADLVKMAMVKVRANLDEKASMLLQIHDELIFEVKDEFAQEFGRATQKTMEEIYTLNVPLKTSLNIAKNWGELK; encoded by the coding sequence ATGAAAACACTTACGATTATTGACACTTTTGGTTTCTTTTTTAGGCTCTACTACGCCATGAGCGGACTTAAAAACAGAGAAGGCAAACCAAGCGGTATGATTAGTGGCTTTGCAAATTTTATAGCAAGCCTCAAGGATGAATACCAAAGCGACTACCTCATCTTTGCTCTTGATAGTAAGGGCAAGACCTTACGTCACGAAATTTTAGGTGATTATAAAGCCAATAGAAACGAGCCGCCAGCTCAACTAAAAGAACAGCTTCCAGTTTGCATAGATATGATAGAAAAAATGGGACTTTACAGCCTTAGCCGCGAGGGCTACGAGGCCGATGACATCATCGCAAGTGCGGTTAAATTTTGCAAAGATAAAGATATATTTGTGCGCATCGTTACGCATGATAAGGACCTTTACCAGCTCATAGAGGACGGTAAGGTGAGCATCTACAGCCCACAAAGCAAGATCGATCATGATAGTGCAAGCTGCTTTGAAAAATATGGAGTTTATCCAGCACAGGTAAGGGACTTTCTAGCAATCGCAGGCGATAGCTCGGACAACATCCCAGGTGTCAAAGGTATCGGTGCAGTGGGGGCTAAAAAGCTTTTAGCTGAGTACGGAAACTTAGAGGGAATTTATGAAAATTTAGCCCTTCTTAGAAACGAGCGCACTAAAAATATGCTTGCCGCCGCAAAAGACGAGGCATTTTTGAGCAAAAAGCTAGCCACTTTATTTGATGACGCAGTTAGTTCATTTGATCTTGAGCATTCTAAATTTCCCGAGCAAAATCCTTTGATAAATATCTCAGAAATTTTAAAAGAGTACGATCTAAATAGGCTTCTTAAGAGCTTGCAAAAAGAGGAAAATGCTGAATTTAAACTTGGCTTTAGAGCAAATTTACTCCTTGATGAAGCTAGCATTGAAAAGCTCTTATCAGACGTCACACCAGAGACTATCGTCGCTTTTGACACTGAGACCACTGGCGTTGATAGCAAGAGCGCAAAGATCGTTGGATTTAGCTTTTGCTTTAACGACGAGGACGCCTACTACGTGCCGGTAGCTCACAACTACCTTGGTGTACCACAGCAAATTAGCCTAAAATTTGCCACTTGGGCGATAGGGCAAATTTACAAAGGCTGCGTAATCGGACAAAATTTAAAGTATGACTTTGAGATAGTTAAAAATAACCTAGGTCTAAATCCTCCAGCAAATTTTAAAGACACAATGATCCTTGCTTGGCTTAGCGATCCAAACTCGAGTGTCGGCATGGACGCACTGGCAAAGAGACTTTATGACTACGACACGATAAAATTTGAAGATGTGGTCAAAAAGGGGCAAACTTTTGGCGATGTGCCGCTAGAAAATGCCGCCAAATACGCGAGTGAGGACGCTTGGATAACGCTTAAGTTTTATAAAACTTTTTTAAACACGCTTGATAAAAATTTACTTACCCTTGCCGATACACACGAGTTTCCTTTCATCCTCACGCTCTTTGATATGGAGCAAAACGGCATCAAGATAAATGAAGCCAAAATGCAAAAGCTTATCCTTGAAAACGACACCAAACTAAAAGCACTAACAAGTGAAATTTACGAGCTAAGCGGCGAAAATTTCAACATAAACTCAGTAAAACAGCTTGGCGTCATACTTTTTGAGCACTTAAAGCTTCCAACCAAAAAGAAGACAAAAACAGGCTATAGTACCGATGAGAGCGTGCTAGCTGAACTCATAGATGCTCATCCGGTGATTGAGAAAATTTTAGCTTACCGCGAGCTATATAAACTACAAAGCACCTACTGCGAGCCACTTTTAGCGCTTGCGAAAAAGGATGAGGGCTCACGAATTTACACGAGCTTTTTGCAAACTGGCACGAGTACTGGCAGGCTTTCAAGTAAAAATCCAAATTTACAAAATATCCCAGCTCGTGGCAGCCTCGCAAAGGACGTCAGAGAGTGCTTTGAAGCGCGCGAGGGATATAGTTTTGTGGGGCTTGACTACAGCCAGATCGAGCTTAGGCTGCTAGCTCACTTTAGTCAAGATCCTGCGCTGCTTACGGCGTTTAAAAATGACGAGGATATCCACGCAAGGACGGCTATTAGCATATTTGGTAGTAGTGATGGGCAAAATAGAGCCGTGGCAAAGAGTATAAATTTTGGGCTCATTTACGGCATGGGCTCAAGCAAGCTGGCAAATCAAGTAAATATCACTAGGGCCGAGGCAAAAGAGTATATAGAGCGCTATTTTAAGGCGTTTGCGACGATCAAAGACTTTTTGGAGAGCATAAAAATTTCAGCCAAAAATGACGGCTTTGTGCAGACGTTACTTGGCAGGAGGCGCTACTTTGACTTTAAAAGTGCCACACCTATGCAGATAGCGATGTTTGAGCGCGAGGCGGTAAATACGGTCTTTCAAGGCTCTGCAGCAGATCTTGTCAAGATGGCGATGGTAAAAGTTAGAGCAAATTTAGATGAAAAAGCGAGTATGTTGCTTCAGATCCACGATGAGCTGATCTTTGAAGTAAAAGACGAATTTGCACAGGAATTTGGCAGGGCGACACAAAAGACGATGGAGGAAATTTACACGTTAAATGTACCGCTTAAAACATCGCTAAATATCGCTAAAAACTGGGGTGAGTTAAAGTAA
- a CDS encoding glycosyltransferase family 4 protein, which produces MKKIVFLRINPNAVGGAERYLRRLTKALKDVGIDTSIRSYLGEARISSWKKALRFNAQVKRQKQNDEIYFSLERVSCADIYRAGDGVHKIYRATKPFWWVNPLNFVYPYLEKRCFKNSKKIIANSNYIKEQIISAYGVDESKIVTIYNGINLPQKVEKGEAKLSVCEEFGLDYNLPIVLFVGNGFKRKGAKDFLLLVSKLKTPVNALIVGKDKNLNSYKKLAKKLKINAFFTGEQKMTAKFYEASDIFIFPTHYEPFSNVVLEALSFKNIVFTTAQNGAAEILENRFIMREPNDESILELVEQVLNDNEMMRELQEESFLLSQKFSIEENASKTLEIINEVLNLEQK; this is translated from the coding sequence ATGAAAAAAATAGTTTTTTTACGTATCAATCCAAATGCAGTCGGTGGTGCCGAACGCTATTTAAGAAGGCTTACTAAAGCCCTAAAAGACGTAGGTATAGATACATCTATACGCTCATATCTAGGAGAGGCTAGGATCTCGTCATGGAAAAAGGCTTTGAGATTTAACGCACAGGTAAAACGCCAGAAACAAAACGATGAGATATATTTTAGCTTAGAGCGAGTGAGCTGCGCAGATATTTATAGAGCAGGGGATGGCGTGCATAAAATTTATCGTGCTACAAAGCCATTTTGGTGGGTTAATCCTCTAAATTTTGTCTATCCATATCTAGAAAAACGTTGCTTTAAAAATTCTAAAAAGATAATCGCAAATTCAAACTACATAAAAGAGCAAATCATCTCAGCTTACGGTGTCGATGAGTCAAAGATCGTTACCATTTACAACGGTATAAATTTGCCACAAAAGGTAGAAAAAGGTGAAGCAAAACTTAGCGTATGCGAAGAATTTGGACTCGATTACAATTTACCAATTGTGCTTTTTGTCGGAAATGGCTTTAAAAGAAAAGGGGCAAAGGACTTTTTGCTTCTTGTCTCAAAGCTAAAAACGCCAGTAAATGCGCTAATAGTAGGCAAAGATAAAAATTTAAATTCATATAAGAAGCTAGCAAAAAAGCTAAAGATAAATGCATTTTTTACAGGTGAGCAAAAAATGACTGCAAAATTTTATGAAGCAAGTGATATTTTTATATTTCCAACACACTATGAGCCATTTTCAAATGTCGTTTTAGAGGCGCTTAGCTTTAAAAATATTGTCTTTACAACGGCTCAAAACGGGGCAGCTGAAATTTTAGAAAATCGTTTTATCATGCGTGAACCAAATGATGAAAGTATACTAGAGCTAGTGGAGCAGGTGCTTAATGATAATGAGATGATGAGAGAGCTGCAAGAGGAGTCATTTTTACTTTCGCAAAAATTTAGTATAGAAGAAAATGCAAGCAAAACTCTTGAAATCATAAACGAAGTGCTAAATTTGGAACAAAAGTGA
- a CDS encoding endonuclease MutS2, with protein MTEEIFSKLDLGEYLDKFHSFLARQKPLFLQGDSKIHFENISELSKYDFKAPDEIKKLDDALIRLSKQAVLHISEIYEFAKIIKYFSYLKKQKFEGRLGEWIAKVEIPEAMITLANSFDENGEFSDSVDERFSTIKQAFNEKKRQIDAELKKLIYSKHITPYLVDTQTHYINSQEALLVRGGFNHALKGTVIARSSGGYFYVAPASTERLKKEQSELLDRKEEIIFEHCKKFSLQMSKSLLFLKFINNAFDQFDAYQARVNLARSRDYEFVLPNGSHVIKLEKFAHPALKNPKSVSVDFSKKVLLITGVNAGGKSMLLKSIISATLLAKYLLPMRIDANRSTIGSFKEFDAIIEDPQSVKNDISTFAGRMVHFAKLFTKKSIIIGIDEIELGTDFEEAASLYGVMIERLITQDIKMIITTHHKRLAMLLAKNPEVELVAALYDEAAQKPKFEFLKGTIGKSYAFETAARYGISQNLVAQAKKIYGEDKENLNEIITKTLNLQTKLDEGIKEVTAKEERLERLLEEQKELKEKNEIKLNATISKLEKEYYEAINAAKAVINFKDIKDKQRTLNVANEKKAAIIKPKKTERESLKVGDRVKYENIKGTVLSISKNDAMIESNGINLRVPLELLRKNGNEVVLPKKGGVNLSVDKPKTASLSIDLHGMRADEAIAKLDKFISDSLVMGFDEVSVFHGIGTGKLAFAVKNFLKEHPSVKEFFDAPANQGGYGAKIVRL; from the coding sequence CGCTAATTAGACTTAGCAAGCAAGCGGTGCTTCACATCAGTGAAATTTATGAGTTTGCAAAGATTATTAAGTATTTTTCATATCTAAAAAAGCAAAAATTTGAAGGCAGACTTGGCGAGTGGATCGCAAAGGTAGAAATTCCTGAAGCGATGATCACTTTGGCAAACAGCTTTGATGAAAACGGCGAGTTTAGCGACAGCGTGGATGAGAGATTTTCTACGATAAAACAGGCATTTAACGAGAAAAAGCGCCAGATCGACGCTGAGCTTAAAAAGCTTATTTACTCAAAGCACATCACGCCCTATCTAGTCGATACCCAGACGCACTATATCAACTCGCAAGAGGCACTTTTGGTGCGTGGCGGCTTTAACCATGCCCTAAAAGGCACCGTGATCGCTAGAAGCTCAGGCGGCTACTTCTACGTCGCACCTGCAAGCACCGAGCGCCTAAAAAAAGAGCAAAGCGAGCTACTTGATAGAAAAGAGGAAATCATTTTTGAGCACTGCAAGAAATTTAGCCTGCAGATGAGCAAGAGCCTACTCTTTTTGAAATTTATAAATAATGCTTTTGATCAGTTTGACGCATATCAGGCGCGTGTAAATTTGGCTAGATCGCGTGACTATGAGTTTGTTTTGCCAAATGGCTCGCACGTTATCAAGCTTGAGAAATTTGCCCACCCAGCGCTTAAAAACCCAAAAAGCGTGAGCGTGGATTTTAGTAAAAAGGTACTTTTAATAACCGGCGTAAATGCTGGCGGTAAGTCGATGCTTTTAAAATCAATCATCTCAGCCACGCTACTTGCAAAATATTTACTACCTATGCGTATCGACGCAAACCGCTCGACGATCGGCTCTTTTAAAGAATTTGACGCTATTATAGAAGATCCGCAAAGTGTGAAAAACGACATCTCGACCTTTGCTGGCAGGATGGTGCATTTTGCAAAGCTTTTTACTAAAAAATCGATCATTATCGGCATTGACGAGATCGAGCTTGGCACCGATTTTGAGGAGGCTGCGAGCTTGTATGGCGTCATGATAGAGCGCCTCATCACTCAAGATATCAAAATGATCATCACGACCCACCACAAGCGCCTTGCGATGCTATTAGCTAAAAATCCAGAGGTTGAGCTAGTGGCGGCACTTTACGACGAGGCGGCTCAAAAGCCTAAATTTGAGTTTTTAAAAGGCACGATCGGCAAGTCTTACGCCTTTGAAACGGCGGCAAGATACGGCATATCTCAAAATTTAGTGGCTCAGGCAAAGAAAATTTACGGCGAAGATAAAGAGAATTTAAACGAGATCATCACAAAGACGCTAAATTTACAAACCAAGCTTGATGAGGGCATAAAAGAGGTCACGGCAAAAGAGGAGCGGCTGGAGCGCTTGCTTGAGGAGCAAAAAGAGCTAAAAGAGAAAAATGAGATCAAGCTAAATGCGACTATTTCAAAGCTTGAAAAAGAGTATTATGAAGCGATAAATGCGGCAAAAGCTGTTATAAATTTCAAGGATATAAAAGACAAGCAAAGGACGCTAAACGTGGCAAATGAGAAAAAAGCTGCCATCATTAAGCCTAAAAAAACTGAGCGCGAGAGCCTAAAAGTAGGCGATAGAGTGAAGTATGAAAATATCAAAGGCACGGTTTTAAGCATCTCTAAAAATGACGCTATGATCGAGTCAAATGGCATAAATTTACGTGTGCCACTTGAGCTTTTAAGAAAAAATGGCAACGAGGTAGTCTTGCCTAAAAAAGGCGGCGTAAATTTAAGTGTCGATAAGCCAAAAACGGCCTCACTCTCGATTGATCTGCACGGCATGAGAGCTGACGAGGCGATAGCAAAGCTTGATAAATTTATCTCAGATAGTCTTGTTATGGGGTTTGATGAGGTTAGCGTATTTCACGGCATCGGTACTGGCAAGCTTGCCTTTGCAGTTAAAAATTTCTTAAAAGAGCATCCAAGTGTGAAAGAATTTTTTGACGCACCGGCAAATCAAGGCGGATATGGAGCTAAAATAGTCAGGCTTTAA
- a CDS encoding EAL domain-containing protein, with translation MSNKDEQTGKNLNITKTIIGLVFVLGSIFLVENLAVFYFKFNNASAENGFNLRKKVDYLTYQYVDYFKNVSKYDVANFQSYINDSAMGDVLLLKDDNKNGYKVVASSDKRIINQEFNDKSCGNIFAHNFQKDYFWAKILPENAAQVCMFVPVGEYILGFKGKVDQRITGTHDEYFFEWLLNNMALTFILSFVGAIVALSTCIWYAVKYIKEKNNYNALKTDTKKQIEELGEKLYIDPMTGLLNKTALVRDINSYENPKVVLIDIDDFGKMNDFYGKFACDQILVKMADLISEFAKDENMKAYCIEADRFALVEDSDSFIDRYEDMVEDLIEIFKGRMLSIVDEDGREIEGIEIHSTIGFALDSDQTLRKATIALKTAKEQDKDYVCYFKGLNQKEEYATQIERSKLIQYATINNNIVPYFQPIVNDQKVPVKYECLIRLLDRGDVISPNVFLDISKRIKRYADLEKQLIVKCFKQLVEDKNLVLSINLSSRDMIDGDVSSFVLNLLNKHNVAGRVVFEIVEDEELKNLERVSNFIERVKSMGAKIAIDDFGSGYSNFSYIIKIKPDYVKIDGSIIKDIDINKDSHSIASAIVAFAKDLGIKTIAEYVHSKEIFEICKEIGVDEFQGFYFGAPERAGS, from the coding sequence TTGAGTAACAAGGACGAGCAAACGGGTAAAAATCTAAACATCACTAAAACGATTATAGGTTTAGTGTTTGTTTTGGGAAGTATTTTTTTAGTCGAAAACCTGGCAGTTTTTTATTTTAAATTTAATAATGCTTCTGCTGAAAATGGTTTTAATCTTCGAAAGAAAGTTGATTATTTGACATATCAATATGTTGATTATTTCAAAAATGTCAGCAAATATGATGTCGCAAATTTCCAATCTTATATTAACGATAGTGCTATGGGTGATGTTCTTTTATTAAAGGATGATAATAAAAATGGATACAAGGTCGTAGCGTCTTCAGATAAAAGAATAATAAATCAAGAGTTTAACGACAAAAGCTGTGGAAATATCTTTGCTCATAATTTCCAAAAAGATTATTTTTGGGCAAAAATTTTGCCAGAAAACGCTGCTCAAGTTTGTATGTTTGTACCGGTTGGAGAATATATATTAGGCTTTAAAGGAAAGGTCGATCAACGTATTACCGGTACGCATGATGAGTACTTTTTTGAGTGGCTTTTAAACAATATGGCTTTAACATTTATCTTAAGCTTCGTTGGTGCAATAGTTGCTTTGTCTACTTGTATATGGTACGCAGTCAAGTATATAAAAGAAAAAAATAACTATAACGCATTAAAAACAGATACTAAAAAACAGATAGAAGAGCTTGGAGAAAAGCTTTATATCGATCCGATGACTGGACTTTTAAATAAAACAGCATTGGTGCGTGATATTAATAGCTATGAAAATCCTAAAGTAGTGCTTATAGATATTGACGATTTTGGCAAGATGAATGACTTTTACGGTAAATTTGCATGTGACCAGATTTTGGTAAAGATGGCTGATTTGATCAGTGAATTTGCCAAAGATGAGAATATGAAGGCTTACTGTATAGAAGCAGATAGGTTTGCTCTGGTAGAAGATAGCGATAGCTTTATCGATAGATATGAAGATATGGTTGAAGATTTGATAGAAATTTTTAAAGGCCGTATGCTAAGTATAGTCGATGAAGATGGTAGAGAGATAGAAGGTATCGAGATACATAGTACAATAGGCTTTGCTCTTGATAGTGACCAAACACTAAGAAAAGCAACAATAGCGTTAAAAACAGCAAAAGAGCAAGATAAAGACTATGTTTGTTATTTCAAAGGGCTAAATCAAAAAGAGGAATACGCAACTCAAATAGAACGCTCTAAACTGATACAATACGCCACTATAAATAACAATATTGTTCCTTATTTTCAGCCGATAGTTAATGACCAAAAGGTACCTGTAAAATACGAATGCTTGATAAGACTTTTAGATAGAGGCGATGTTATATCACCAAATGTCTTTTTGGATATCTCAAAGCGTATTAAGCGTTATGCTGATCTTGAGAAACAACTCATTGTAAAGTGTTTTAAACAACTTGTAGAGGATAAGAATTTAGTACTTTCTATAAATTTAAGCAGTAGAGATATGATCGATGGTGATGTTAGCTCATTTGTTTTAAATTTATTAAACAAGCATAATGTTGCTGGTAGAGTAGTATTTGAGATCGTTGAAGATGAAGAGCTTAAAAATTTAGAGAGAGTTTCAAATTTTATCGAGCGTGTAAAAAGTATGGGCGCAAAGATCGCTATTGATGATTTTGGCTCAGGATATTCAAATTTTTCTTACATTATAAAGATCAAGCCTGACTACGTGAAGATCGATGGCTCTATTATAAAAGATATAGACATAAATAAAGATTCACACTCTATCGCAAGTGCGATCGTGGCATTTGCAAAAGACCTTGGTATAAAAACTATTGCTGAATATGTGCATTCAAAAGAGATATTTGAAATCTGTAAAGAGATCGGCGTAGATGAGTTCCAGGGCTTTTATTTTGGTGCACCAGAGCGTGCTGGCTCATAA
- the dapE gene encoding succinyl-diaminopimelate desuccinylase — protein sequence MVISFLKELLSFRSITPNNAGSLEFIARFLPDFEAKFIEKNGTKNLILSKIYGDGEHLAFAGHVDVVPPGDGWDSEPFTPLEKDGYIYARGAQDMKSGVAAFVCAAKDAKFDGKLSLILTSDEEGDGTYGTPLALEYLREINDLPKFCIVAEPTCDKEFGDSIKVGRRGSINGKIVIKGIQGHVAYPEKCVNPVNLIAPLLNKIANHDMDAGSEFFSPSKIVVTDIRGGMQVCNVTPSELSIMFNVRNSNLTDINDVESYLREVLKALDYELSIKQSSKRFLTNKDSKIVKNLMASVTKITGVTPVLNTKGGTSDARHFAEFGVDAIEFGVINDRIHAKNERVSISEINKLYEIFKDLIENFKE from the coding sequence GTGGTAATTAGCTTTTTAAAAGAGCTTTTAAGCTTTCGCTCTATTACACCTAATAATGCTGGAAGCTTAGAATTTATCGCTAGATTTTTGCCTGATTTTGAGGCAAAATTTATAGAAAAAAACGGCACCAAAAATCTCATACTCTCTAAAATTTATGGTGATGGCGAGCATCTAGCTTTTGCTGGACACGTTGATGTCGTGCCTCCAGGTGATGGCTGGGATAGTGAGCCATTTACTCCACTAGAAAAAGATGGCTACATCTATGCAAGAGGCGCACAGGATATGAAAAGTGGCGTAGCTGCTTTTGTTTGTGCTGCTAAAGATGCGAAATTTGATGGGAAGCTAAGCCTCATATTAACAAGCGACGAAGAGGGCGATGGCACATATGGTACGCCTTTAGCACTTGAATATTTACGCGAAATAAATGATTTGCCAAAATTTTGCATAGTGGCTGAGCCAACTTGCGATAAAGAATTTGGTGATAGTATAAAAGTTGGTAGACGTGGCTCAATAAATGGCAAGATCGTGATAAAGGGCATTCAAGGGCACGTGGCATATCCTGAAAAGTGTGTAAATCCGGTAAATTTGATAGCTCCACTTTTAAATAAAATAGCTAATCACGATATGGACGCTGGGAGCGAGTTTTTTAGTCCAAGCAAGATCGTGGTAACTGATATTAGAGGCGGCATGCAAGTTTGCAACGTCACGCCAAGCGAGCTTAGCATAATGTTTAATGTGAGAAACTCAAATTTAACTGACATAAATGATGTTGAGAGCTATCTTAGAGAGGTCTTAAAAGCGCTTGATTACGAGCTTAGCATAAAACAAAGCTCAAAGAGATTTTTAACAAATAAAGATAGCAAAATCGTAAAAAATTTAATGGCTTCTGTCACAAAGATCACCGGAGTCACGCCAGTTCTAAATACAAAGGGCGGCACGAGCGATGCAAGGCACTTTGCTGAATTTGGTGTAGATGCGATAGAATTTGGCGTCATAAACGACCGCATACATGCTAAAAACGAACGAGTCAGCATCAGTGAAATCAATAAACTTTATGAAATTTTTAAAGATTTGATAGAAAATTTCAAAGAATAA